TCTGTCAATAAATTAAGGATAGGCCGTAGACCATTTTAAAATCTTACGGATATTGAGGAGAATAACTGGCCATGCAGATCGTCATTTTATTGTTTGCATTATTTGGATTCAACATCGCTCCCGCATACGCAGGTTGTGAGAAAGAAGAAGTCTGTTCGATGATAGGGACAATGGGCCATTTTGATATCTTAAATCAATGTCCCAATGCAGGTCCCATGCTGGCTGAATGCAAGAAGGTCAATGAAGCAATCCTTGAAGACCTGCAAGCGCCAAACTTTGTAGATAATGGCGACGGCACAATTTCCGACACGACAAACAAACTGCTATGGGCAAAAACGGGTCTGCGCGAAGAAGGAGCGCTCGTCAGAGCGACATTTAAGGACGCTAAAAAATTAGCCTTCAAATCCAATATTGGCGGTAAATTCGGATGGCGCCTACCGACGCTCGTTGAATTGAAAACCCTCCTGTTTGAAGAGAGAATCATCAATGCCAGCGGTAAAAAAGCCTGGATCAATCCCCTCTTCGACGATGGAACGGGGCATTACTATTGGACAAGCACATCCTGCGCGGAGATTTCGGTGATCGAGGATCGCTATCAAAAGAAAATCTGCCAACAAGGCGAGCAAGCGGTATGGCTGGTGCATTTCAACATCAACGCGGTGTTCTGGCATCACACAACGGCGGACAATTACCATATCTGGACGGTTCAGGAACTCAAGTAACCCGATCGCTTCAATTAAATGATCCCTTA
This window of the Candidatus Nitrohelix vancouverensis genome carries:
- a CDS encoding DUF1566 domain-containing protein, with the protein product MQIVILLFALFGFNIAPAYAGCEKEEVCSMIGTMGHFDILNQCPNAGPMLAECKKVNEAILEDLQAPNFVDNGDGTISDTTNKLLWAKTGLREEGALVRATFKDAKKLAFKSNIGGKFGWRLPTLVELKTLLFEERIINASGKKAWINPLFDDGTGHYYWTSTSCAEISVIEDRYQKKICQQGEQAVWLVHFNINAVFWHHTTADNYHIWTVQELK